The sequence below is a genomic window from Acetobacteroides hydrogenigenes.
TTGTACAGGCCGGTATCCACCATCTCCTCTAAAAGATCGAGGTAGCGGGAGTACGTCGCATCCACATCCTTGCCCTCCCAGTCGGGGGCGTTGCTGTCGATGTTCCAGTCGCCGAGGTAGTGCACCGAGCCGATGATGTAGTCCCAGCCGTTATCGGCCTTCAGCAGGGCTACGCGGCTTTCGCACCCCGGCACGTAGTCCACCTCCATCCCAAAAAGGATCTTGGCGGATGATGTGCCCGTCTTCAGCGCGGCCATGGTGCTGCGCATATCCTCGAAGAGGTGGGGCTTCGTGGTCCAAGGGTTGTCGTGAAAGCAGAGGTGGTCCGAGATGCCGTACACGGCTATCCCCCGTTGGATGGCGGCTTCAACCATCTCGGAGTGGGAGCTTCGTCCGTCGGAGAAGGTGGTGTGCGAGTGTAGATCTACCAGCATGGTTGTGCGAGTTTTGTCCTAAAGCTGCCGCAAATATAGGGCTCAAATGTTAGCTGCAAGCTTTTTTTGGGTGATGTATTCTTAGCTCAATGGTAAAGATGGCTTCTCGGTAGGCCAGGAAGGCGCGTCTAACTTTGTGCTAGAAAATAGACTCAAAAAATGATACTACACCGACTCTCCATCCGAACCCTCCTTCTTTTTACCACTGCTGGGATTACCGTTATCATGGGCATCATCCTTCTTGTTACCAATGCCTCCATCCACAGCTCCATCGGAAACTACACCACGCTTAGCCGAATAGACCATCTGGCCGAGTGCGCACTCCGGCTCCGCAAGAACGAGAAGGACTTTGTAAAGCTCGACACCAAGAATCCTGAGTTCTTTGCCACCGGGCAAAGCCGATACGTAGCCGAGTTCGACAGCATCTTGGCCATTACGCGGAGCACCATTGCCGAGCTTAAGGCGAACGATGCTTTTGCCTCCACCGAACTTCAGGCCGATATGGCCGCCATGCAGCAGGGGCTAAACGGCTACAGCCGCTCGTTTAAGCAGCTGGTCTCGCTCGTACGGGTTGTCGGGTTTAAGGACGAAGGCGTGGTAGGCAGCATGCGCAAGGCCATTCACGAGGTAGAGGGCGAGCTCAAGAAGGGCAGCAGCTACGAGCTGATGACCGATATGCTGATGCTCCGCCGCCACGAAAAGGACTTTATGCTCCGCAACGACACCACCTACCTCTCCAAGTTTAAGGGGCAGATGGCCGCCATGCTTACCAAGGTGAAGTCGCCAACTATGGTAGGGCTGCTTCAGAATTACCAGAAGTACTTTGAGGAGTACGTAGCGCTTGGGGTGAAGGTCGGGTTAAACGATAATGGCGGCACTTCTGCTACAATGAATAGCTTCGCCGACAGCTTCGAGCAGGCGCTCAACCATGCCCGCCTTCAGGTTAAGGAGCACGAGCAGAGCCGGAGCAACCGCTCGCTCTTCGTGCTGTTTGCCGTAATCATACTGCTATCGTCGCTGGTAGCGGCCATTTTGCTGCTCACCTCATCGCACATACTAAAGTCGATAAAGAAGCTGCAGGGCTACATCATGCGCCTTGGCAAAGGGGAACTCCCCCAAGCAATGGCCGTTGAGGGTTCCGACGAGATTGCCGCCATGGAGTCATCGCTCAATAAGCTAATCGGGGCCTTAAGCAACACGCGCGATTTTGCCGTAGAGGTGGGCAACGGCAACTTCGAGGCCAACATTAGCGTCTTCGACAACTCCGGCGAAGTGGGCGAGAGCCTTTTGGAGATGCGAAATAAGCTCTCGCAGGTAGCCCAAGAGCGGCATCGGCAGGAAGAGGATAGCCGCATTCGCCTCTGGATAAACGAGGGGATTACGCTGGTAAACGACATTGTAAACAAGGGTAAGGACGATATCGAGGAGCTCTGCAACGAGTTTCTTACAGGAGTTGTTAAGTATTCGGGCTTAAATCAGGCGGGCATTATGCTCGAGGAGAAGGACGACGATGAGGTATCCTACCTTAGAATGGTGGCCACCTACGCCTTCGACCGCCGCAAGTACTACCAGAAGCGAGTAGAACTTGGCGACGGCCTAGCCGGAATGTGCTTCTGGGAGAAGGAGACTATCTACATAACCAACGTGCCTTCGGACTATAGCCCAATAGCATCGGCGCTGGGCGAGGCAAGCCCGCGCTGCGTGGTGGTTATCCCTCTTATTGTCGACAGCATGGCAATCGGGGTGATGGAGCTGGCCTCGTTTAGGGTTTTCGAAAAGGTAGAGGTGGAGCTCTTCGAACGAGCCGCAGGCATCCTTGCCGCACGATTGCTAGGCTTGCGAACGTCTATCGCCACAGCTCGCCTGCTGGAAC
It includes:
- a CDS encoding histidinol-phosphatase; this encodes MLVDLHSHTTFSDGRSSHSEMVEAAIQRGIAVYGISDHLCFHDNPWTTKPHLFEDMRSTMAALKTGTSSAKILFGMEVDYVPGCESRVALLKADNGWDYIIGSVHYLGDWNIDSNAPDWEGKDVDATYSRYLDLLEEMVDTGLYNIVGHLDLPKKYGHYSSIDLTEKYLSIGQKIKAKNMAYEINTNGRIKPCNDFYPHRTIVELYHQLGVDVTLGSDAHHRDNVGQFFDEAAAMLRAVGYTRICYFEKGEKRYLPL
- a CDS encoding GAF domain-containing protein — encoded protein: MILHRLSIRTLLLFTTAGITVIMGIILLVTNASIHSSIGNYTTLSRIDHLAECALRLRKNEKDFVKLDTKNPEFFATGQSRYVAEFDSILAITRSTIAELKANDAFASTELQADMAAMQQGLNGYSRSFKQLVSLVRVVGFKDEGVVGSMRKAIHEVEGELKKGSSYELMTDMLMLRRHEKDFMLRNDTTYLSKFKGQMAAMLTKVKSPTMVGLLQNYQKYFEEYVALGVKVGLNDNGGTSATMNSFADSFEQALNHARLQVKEHEQSRSNRSLFVLFAVIILLSSLVAAILLLTSSHILKSIKKLQGYIMRLGKGELPQAMAVEGSDEIAAMESSLNKLIGALSNTRDFAVEVGNGNFEANISVFDNSGEVGESLLEMRNKLSQVAQERHRQEEDSRIRLWINEGITLVNDIVNKGKDDIEELCNEFLTGVVKYSGLNQAGIMLEEKDDDEVSYLRMVATYAFDRRKYYQKRVELGDGLAGMCFWEKETIYITNVPSDYSPIASALGEASPRCVVVIPLIVDSMAIGVMELASFRVFEKVEVELFERAAGILAARLLGLRTSIATARLLEQTKMQAQELAAQEEELRQNLEELHATQEAFEHREELLHQQMADMESQIEQVRNEANTERANFLERIAVHKRTIDAFGEAFLLAEFDLKGNLEWANSRFCQTFGVDLDFIELFNMILCEHVINKEEELKRWEALRRNEAYVGPLFLFVGTRTVHLTASYQPVRGVEVKGSHVFFSAAVVGESFESDVTPSHKPATVTFETADS